ACCTGCTCTTAGCGGTTGAAAATGCCATTGCGACAAACGAAGTGAATGCCTCTTTAGGTATCATTTGTGCCACCCCAACAGCTGGCTCATCGGGTACCCTACCCGGTGTCATGTTTGGGATAAAAGATAAGCTAGAATTAAGCGAAGATCAAATGGTACAAATGTTATTTTGTGCGAGTGGATTCGGGATGGTAGTTGCTAACCAAGCGATGATTTCAGGGGCTGCTGGCGGTTGCCAAGCAGAAGTTGGGAGTGCCTCAGGAATGGCTGCAGCTGCTGCTGTAGAAATTGCTGGTGGTAGCCCGAACGAAGCTTCGGAAGCCTTTGCGATGGCTATTAGCAACTTACTCGGTCTTGTTTGCGATCCCGTTGCTGGTCTTGTAGAAATTCCTTGTGTGAAACGTAATGCTATCGGTGCTGCTAACGCTTTATTATGTGCTGATATGGGACTGGCTGGTTTAACCAATAAAATCCCTGCGGATGATGTTATTGATGCCATGAGACGAGTTGGCAAAAGCCTTCCGCCATCATTAAGAGAAACTGGTCTAGGCGGATTAGCTGCTACTCGAGAAGGTATGAAACTGAAAATGCAGATTTTTGGAACTGAAATTAAGATTTAAGTGTTTTTGAAAATAATTAGCGAAATTGTTATTAATCGTTTTATTTATGTGATAGGATAATTTTCGCATTAAATTATTGCGTATAATGGATCGTGGATTAGACTAGGACACAGTTCACTTCAACCGATCGCGAGAAAAATTTTGTTTGCCATCCATACAAAAGCAGACGCAGCTCAAAAAGCATAATAAAAATAGGAGCCGGAATTTTTCCGGGCTCCTATTTTTTTCACACTCATTTTTTAATTTCTAAACATTTTCACTTCTAGGAACAAGTCATTGTAAATACCTAATAACTCAGCGCCTAAGTTTTCGTAAACTTCCATATGAGCGACATCTTCATCTGATGGATAAAAGTTTTCGTCTTCAACAACTTCTGGATCCATCAATGACAGAGCTGCCTCGTTTGGTGTCGAATAGCCAACATAGTCAGCATTAACTGCAGCATTTTCTGGATCGAGCATAAAGTTGATGAAGGCATATGCACCTTCAACGTTACGTGCTGTTTTTGGAATAACAATGTTATCAAACCACAAGTTTGTTCCTTCTTCTGGAATCACATAATGGAGGTTTTCATTTTCCCATAGCATTTCACTTGCCTCACCAGAAAAGGTTACCGCAATTGCTGCTTCTTCTTGAATCATATACATTTTGATTTCGTCAGCTACAATCGCCTTCACATTAGGTGTCAATTCTTTTAAGTATTCAGCAATACTTTCTAAAATTTCAGGGTCCTTCTCGTTCAACGAATAGCCCTGACTTTGTAAACCTAGACCCATGATTTCACGGGCGCCATCAATGAGCATTAATTTATGACGGTATTCTTCATTCCATAAATCGTTCCACGATTCAGGTGCTTGATCAATAAATTTGTCATTATAAACAATGCCTAATGTCCCCCAGAAATAAGGAATAGAGTAACGGTTCCCCTCATCAAAACTTAAATCTAAGAAACGGTCACCAATGTTCTCTAGCCCATCGATTTTAGCGTGATCAAGTTCCAACAACATGTCTTCTTCAATCATCTTATCAATCATATACTCAGATGGTACCGCAATATCATACGATGTTCCACCTTGGTTAATCTTCGTATACATGGCCTCATTCGAATCAAAGGTCTCATAAGACACTTTATAGCCTGTTTCTTCTTCAAACTGACTAATGAGTTCTGGTTCAATATAATCGCCCCAGTTGTAGATTGTTAGCGTGTTATCACCTGTAAAGCCTTGTGATCGGTTTAAGTAATCAATCCCAAAAGCTAGGCCTAAACAAACCAGTAAAATCGTCCCCATGCTAATAACCAATCGCTTCATTAATTGATCACCTCGCTTTGGCTAAAGGTCATTGCTTTTATTTCTTTTTCTTTTTTCTTTTGTCCAGAAAGTTGGATAACGTTATAGCCTAATACAAGTAATAAGGTAAAGATAAACATCAACGCACTTAGGGCATTAATTTCTAAACTAACGCCTCGACGAGCTCTTGAGTAAATCTCAACAGCTAACGTACTAAAGCCATTCCCTGTTACAAAGAACGTTACCGCAAAGTCATCTAACGAGTATGTAAAGGCCATGAAGAAGCCACTTAAAATACCTGGTGTAATTGACGGTAACAAAATGCGGGTAAGCACTTGCCATGAATTGGCACCTAAATCTTGGGCTGCGCTAATCATTGAATCTTTCATCTCATAAAGTTTTGGCAATACCATTAAAACAACAATTGGAATAGAAAAGGCAACATGAGCCAATAGAACAGACGTAAAACCGAGTGAAAAGCCAACAATTGTAAATAAAATCAATAAGCTGGCACCAATAATAACGTCTGGAGATACCATCAAAATATTATTTAAGCTCAGTAAGGCTTGTCTTGTCTGTCTCTTTTTAGTGTAGTAAATATAAATGGCACCAAATGTCCCGATAATAGTCGCTAATAAAGATGACAATAACGCAACTAATAAGGTGTTTAAAACAATCCCGATTAATCGTTTGTCTTCAAATACAGCTTGGTAGTGTTCCCAAGTAAAACCTGTAAATTCATTCATTGTTCCACCCTCGTTAAAAGAGTAGAAAATTAAATAGAAAATGGGCAAGTATAAAACAAGGAAAACGGCTACTAAAAATAAGTTATTCCATTTTGAGTTACTTGATACTTTCACTTTGTTTTACGCCTCGCTTTCCATTCTTTTCACCTGTTAATCGCATAATGATAAACATGGAAATAATTAAGATGACACCAATAGTTGATCCCATCCCCCAGTTTTGAGTCACTAAGAAATGTTGTTCAACTGCTGTTCCTAGCGTAATCACTCGGTTACCACCGATTAAACGAGTCAACATGAAGAGTGATAGTGATGGAATAAAGACTGCTTGTACCCCACTTCTAACTCCTCTTAAGCTTAATGGAAAAATCACGCGTTTAATGGTTTCCCAACGTGTCGCTCCTAAGTCATAACTCGCCATTTCGAGTGATGGATTAATCTCTTGGATAGAGTTGAAAATAGGTAAAATCATAAATGGTAATTCAATATAAGCTGCTACAAATAGGAAGCTAAAGTCCGTAAATAAAATCTGGTAAGGTCCGATTCCCATAAAACCAAGGAAGTTATTAACCGTACCACTTTGGCTGAAAATCCCAATAAAGGCATAAGCTTTTAGCAACAGGTTAATCCATGTTGGTAAAATGATTAAGGATAACCACATTTGTTTATGTTTCGTACGACTTAAAAATAAAGCCGTTGGATAACTAATTAAAAACGTAATCAGCGTAATTAAAAAGGCATAGAAAAATGAATTTAATGTCATTGCCAAATAGTTGCCTGATTGAAAATAAGTGGCATAGTTGGCCAGTGTGAACTGCCCTGAAATATCAAAAAATGATTGGTATAAAATCAATAACATTGGTGCAATAACGAACAGCACTAGCCATACAATATAGGGTACGGAGAACCATCCTTTTGAAGTTTTTGTCATCTATGCTCCCCCCTATGCTTCATAGCTTTCAAGTCGAGCATCAAACTCTTCTTCTGTTTCACCTAAGCGCATAACGTGGATGTCTTGCGGTTCAAAATAAAGACCGACATCTTGTCCGATTTGAGCTTTCTTAGTGGAATGAACCATCCATTCGTTGCCATCTTTATCATAACCAACGATTTCATAGTGAACCCCTCTAAAGAGTTGACTATCAACATTGATAACAATTTTACCTTTTTCTACCGATGTCAGTTCCAAATCTTCTGGACGAATAACGATTTCAATACGCTCTCCAGCAGTAATCCCTGCATCCGCACATTCAAATTCTTTACCGACAATCTTAACTTTGTAGTCTTCTACCATCGTTCCAGCAACAATGTTACTTTCACCAATAAAGTCTGCAACAAAGCGGTTAATTGGCTCATCGTAAATATCTACTGGCGTTCCACTTTGGACAATTTTCCCTTTATCCATAACAAAAATCCAATCACTCATCGCCAATGCTTCTTCCTGATCGTGCGTAACGAAAATAAAGGTAATGCCCAAACGACGTTGGAGTTCACGTAATTCGTATTGCATATCAGTTCGTAATTTCAAGTCAAGTGCTGACAATGGTTCGTCTAATAATAACACTTCAGGCTCGTTAACAATCGCACGCGCAATGGCAACACGCTGCTGCTGTCCACCAGACATTTCACGAATTTCACGATTTTCATAACCTGACAATTGAACCATTTTCAAAGCATCTTTTACTTTTTGTTGAATATCTGCTTTTGATAATTTTTTCAAAGATAAACCAAAAGCAATGTTGTCAAATACATTCATATGCGGGAAAAGAGCATAATCTTGAAATACTGTATTGACCTTACGTTTATTAGGCGGTACGTCATTCACACGCTCACCATTAATCTTAATCGTCCCATTCGTTGCTTCAGTAAAACCTGCAATTAAACGTAAAATGGTTGTTTTACCACAGCCAGATGGCCCTAATAGAGTATAAAACTTCCCTTTTTCAATTTCAAAGTCAATGTCGTGTAAGACGACATCGTCATCATATGATTTATTAATACCTTCAAAGACGATGTTGATATTATTTGTCATTTACTACACCTGCGCTTTCTAAAAGTTTATAAATATGAATCTGTTACAACTAAAAGAACTTTAGTTGTCTGTTTAGATGCGTTACAAATATGGTGAGACTCTGTTGCCTCGTAATAAAAAGACTGACCCTTCTTCACTTGATAATGCTGATCACCGATAACTAATTCAAGCGTTCCAGCCAAAACATAGCCAAAGGTCTCTGATAGAGACGGTGGAAATTGTTTAAATTCACCTTTCTCCTTTAATGTTATCATAACCGGCTCCATTTCCTTATCATTTGAATCGGAAATCAACCATGTCATCGCATAGCCCTTCTCATCATCTTCAAAAACGGTCACATCATTCTTACTATAAACCACTGACTGACCTTCCTTATCAGAATCAAAGAATTCTTTCGGTGTCGTTCCTAGTACTTCCAACACATCAAAAAATGTTTCCATTGATGGGGAGCTTAAATTATTTTCTAATTGGGAGATATACCCTTTGGTTAGATCAGTACGCTCACCTAATTCTTCTTGCGTTAGATTTTTTTGAAGACGTAACTGTTTTAACTTTTTACCGATTTCCAAGGTAAACCCTCTTTTCTCGTTTATTAGTTTACTAATACTAATCTTTAAGTTTAGGCACGAGTAAAATTATAATCGTATTTTCAAAAAATACAAGCCTTAACAAACAAAAAAACCAAAACGAGTATCAACTTGTTTTGGTTTGCTTGATTTGATTAGAATAACCGAGCAACTCGGTCGTAGTGAATGAATTTTTCTGTAAACACATAAGGGTCATTCATACCAATGTGTTTAGAGAATGTATATAAACTCGTTTCTTTCAGTGAGGAGTTTGCAATAATTTCTGGGCTTGCCAAAATATAAACCGGACTGGCATCAGCTAAAATCTTCCCTTCGGATACAACTACTGCACGTTTGGTATATTCCAACATCAAATGAATATCATGGGTCACCAATAATACGGTAATACCTTGTAAATGAATGGATTGCAAGAAGTTTAAAATTTCTGTATAGCGCATGAAGTCCTGACCAGCTGTTGGTTCATCCACAATAATCATCTTAGGACTGAGTGCTAAGACCGATGCAATCGCTACACGTCTGAGTTGCCCAAAACTTAAGGCACTCATCGGTAACTGACGAATATATTGTAAGCTACATACTTCAATCACTTTTTCCACACGGCGGTAAATTTCATCTTCTGAATACTGTTGCTCACGCAATCTAAATGATAATTCATCATCAATATTATCTTGAGTAATTGTTTCAAGTGGGTTTTGAGGGACGTAGCCGACAAGATGTTTCATCTTATCAGCGTTCAAATCAGTGATTTCCTCGCCCTTCCAAATTAATTTACCAGAAGCAATCCGCTCTTGGCCTGAAAGTAGCTTCACTAAGGTTGTTTTACCCGACCCATTCGGGCCTATTAGACTGAGTATTTCACCTTCCATAATTTTAAAACTAATATGGTCGACAATATTTTGTTTATTCCATGGATACTTAAAACTCACATCTTCTACTTCAAGAAGAACATCCTCATTAGGGGGATAGTGGAATTGAGGCAAATAAGATAGCCAGCGTTCCATATCTTCTTTTAGATTCGGACCATTCACTTGATGAACATTGTCCAAATGATGCGTATGTTCCAAATTCACGCCTGCATATCGCATAGCTGTAATATAAAGGGGTTCGCGAATACCAATATCACTTAAGATATCGGTTTTTAAAACATCCGATGGATTCCCATCGGCAATGATACGCCCTTCTGAAAAAAGAATTAGGCGGTCAATCGGATAAGCTAGTGCATCTTCTAAGCGATGCTCAATAATCATAACCGTTGAATCCGTCTCTTGCTCTAGCGTATCAATAAATGCCATTGTCGCGTCACCCGATTTAGGGTCAAGATTAGCTAATGGCTCGTCAAAAATAAGCAGCGGTTTATCTTCGATAAATAGCCCTGCTGTCTTCATTTGTTCAAATTGATTGTCTGTCAGCTGATTAAAGCTTTGCTGGACTGAAGGTGATTTACTTAGGAACCACTTCATGCCTGCTAATTTTTTCTGCTGCAGATAGGTTTGAAACGGCTGGCTAGCAGATGAAACGCCTGAAGAGATTTCTTTTTCTTTCTCTCTTACTGCTTCACTACTATCTTCCATATTAATCGCTAGTTCATTGGGCAAAAAATTAGAAATATGCTTATTCTCAATTTGATCGCCATAGCTAATAGTACCTGTATAATCATCATGGTCCTTACTTGGTAAAATACCTGAAATACATCGTGCAAAGGTGGACTTCCCTGAACCACTTGGTCCGATAACAAGAATTTTTTCCCCTTCGTATATCGTGACATTAATTTCTTTAAGAATCGGTACAGATTGATCGGAATAGGTAAATGTAAAATCTTGAAGCGTAATAAGTGGTTTTTTCATCGAAGCCACCTCCTTTTGCTGTATTTAGGAAGACATTCTTTCTGATGCATGATCAACTGAATCAGGAACAGGGTCTTCACCAATTATTCTTACTTCTGTTTCTAATTTTACATGATAAACATTCCAAATAACCTCTTGGATATGAGCAATTAATTCAATATAATCTGTTGCAGAAGCATGGTTAACATTAACAATAAAGCCTGCATGCTTCGTTGAGATTTGTGCGCCTCCCCATGTTTTACCTTGTAAACCAGCATCTTGAATCAGTTTACCAGTGAAATAACCAGTTGGGCGCTTAAAGACACTCCCGCAGGATGGGTATTCTAAAGGTTGCTTAGAGGTTCTCAACTCTGTTAATTCAGCCATTTTTTCAGCCATTTTTTCTTTGTTACCTTTTTCTAAAGTAAAAACAGTTTCAATAACAATTTCGCCACTTTCTTGTAATTTACTGTGACGGTAGCTAAAATCTAGTTCTTCATTTTTGTATGTTTTAATCTCGCCCCTTGGCGTAATCACTTCGACGGTTTCAATAACAGTTTTCACTTCACCACCATATGCACCTGCGTTCATATAGACCGCACCACCAACGCTTCCTGGAATACCACAAGCAAATTCTAGTCCAGATAGCTGTTCGTAAAGAGCACGATTAGAAGCATCGATTAATCTTGCCCCACTTTGGACAATCAAGCGATTCTTTTTCACTTGCATACCATTTAATTCGGTCAGAATCATGACTACGCCACGAATGCCACCATCACGAATAATGACATTGCTGGAATTCCCTAAAATAGTCAGTGGTATTTGATTTGTATTCGTCCATGTTACAACAGCTTGAACATCCTCTTTAGAGACTGGAAAAACAAGCGCATCCACTGGACCTCCCGTTTTTGTATAGGTATAAGCGTCTAAACGTTCGTTCTCTTTAATGATGACAGTAGGAAACTCCTGTTTAAGCTTCTGTGCCAACGTCATTTTTTCTTGCAATCTTTTCCCCTCACTAAATCTTCACATTAAATTTCTTCATACTATATATTTAGTAATACTAACATAATTTTTTAGAATAACTACTGATGTCTTTTAATTGTAACATATATTAATTGTATAATAAGCTATTATTTAGCCCACTGTCCAGTTATTTAGAGAGCCTTGCCAACAAAATTCTATTCCCAGCAGAATTTTACTGTAAAATATGCTAGAATAGTTCGGTACAGTAAAGGAGGAACTTCTTTGTCTAATAAAAAATTAAAAAACGCAACCGTATTTACCTTACTCAGCATTCTATACCCTGTTTATTTATTCTCAACAAAAGACCCTGACAGTATCGCAACCATTTCACTTGTGCTTGCTTTATTTTTCCCAGTTGTTGGTGTTATTTTTGGTTTAAACGTCGAAGACAACCGTTTTAAATGGGCATTTGTGATTATCAATATCCTTGTCCTGTCTATCTTTTCAAATTACGCACTAACTATTTTATTTTAGTTGGTCCAAATAGATAAAACCGTTAAGAAGTTTACGCTTCCTAACGGTTTTTATATTAATTAATCAATCAGTAAGCTCATCATGATACCATCGACAAATTCACCATCAATCTGCATCACACGCGCTAATCTACCTTCCACTTGATAACCCATTTTTTCATAAAGTGAGATTGCTCGCTCGTTACCAGCATGAACGGTTAGCTCCAAACGGCGGATAACGCCACTTTCTTGTGCCCAAATCTCAATTTCTTCCATTAAAATACTACCAATTCCAAAGCCCCAAAATTCTTTTTCAACCGTGATACCAACTTCACCAACGTGTTGTGTTTTTGGCTTATCATTTGATCCGACCGATGCCATTCCAATAATTTCATGATCATTGATGGTCGCAACTAACATAATAGCATTATCCTTCTCTAGTAATCCTTCAAGATACATTTCTTCAAACGCTTCTGATAGTTCCAAACCTTCTGATCCGTATGTTAAGAAGTCTGTTTCGCTTCCTGTTTTTTTACTAAAGGCAATAATTTCACCAGCATCGCTGGGAATTGCTTCACGAATGGTAATTTCTAATTTTTCAGTTCCCAATGGTTTGACCCTCTTTCCAGCTTTGCTCCCATTGAAGCAGTAGCTGTTCATATGTTGTTCCTTTAGCACTAATATCAAAGTGGCGTTCGTGTGAGTAATCGCCGATACGCGTAATCGCTATCTTCAACCAATCTGAAGGGAGTTCCTCTTCAATAAAGGTCGACCATTCAATCACACTGACTCCATCACCATAAAAGTATTCTTCTAGCCCTAACTCTTCGCCACCGCCTTCTTCCAAACGGTAAACGTCGAGGTGGTAAAGTGGCAATCGTCCCTTACCATATTCTCTAATAATAGTATAGGTTGGACTTTTAATAACTTGCTCAATTCCCATTCCTTTAGCTAGTCCTTTGGTGAACGTTGTTTTACCTGCTCCAAGGTCGCCCTCTAAAAGAACGACTGTTTTTGCGGTCACTAGTTCACCTAACAGTTCTCCCAGTCGCAGCGTCTCTTCTTCATTTCTTATATCTATACTGAATGCCATCGATTGGGCACCTCACTTTTACTTTTTTATTATTATAACGTATTTTAACAGGACTGTGTATGAGCAAGCAAAAAAACGCCCATTTCAGAACTTCTGAATGGGCGTTTCACTATTATTAACCGATTAATGTTTGGTTTGCTGTAATAATCGCTGTCTTATAAACGTCTTCTTCCACACAACCACGTGACAAGTCAGAGATTGGTTTGTTCAACCCTTGTAAGATTGGTCCTACTGCTTCAAACGCACCAAAACGTTGCGCGATCTTGTAACCAATGTTACCTGATTGAATTTCTGGGAATACGAATACAGTAGCTTCTCCAGCAACTTTTGAGTCAGGTGCTTTTTGGCTAGCTACAGCTGGAACAAAGGCAGCGTCAAACTGTAATTCACCATCAATGTTGTATTGAGGAGCTAGTTCTTGAGCAATCTTAGTTGCTTCAGCAACTTTCTCTTGTTCTGGTGAAGATGCAGATCCTTTTGTTGAGAAGCTTAATAGTGCAATGTTTGGTTCGATGCCAAACATTTCTGCTGTTTTAGCTGATTCAACGGCAATTTCTGCTAATTCTTGTGCGTTAGGGTTGATGTTGATGGCGCAGTCAGCAAACAAGTATTTCTCTTGTCCACGTCCACGTAACATGATGAAAGCACCACTTGTACGGCTAACACCTGGTTTTGTTTTAATAATTTGTAGAGCCGGACGAACTGTGTCACCCGTTGAGTGAACAGCACCACTTACTAAACCATCTGCTAGTCCCATATGAATGAGCATTGTTCCGAAGTAGTTCTCTTCTTTAAGGATGTTTCTTGCTTGCTCTTCAGTTGCTTTGCCCTTCCGACGTTCTACGAAAGATGCAATCATTTCATCCATTTGATCGTAGTTTTCTGGGTCATAAATTTGAACACCATCAATATCGAATCCGCGTTCTTTAGCAGCTAATGTAACAGCCTCTTGGTTCCCAATTAAAATAGGTTCAACTAAATTTTCAGATTTTAAACGTACGACTGCTCCTAAAATACGAGTTTCAGTTCCTTCTGGGAAAACAATTTTGATGTTTTTCCCTACGATTTTTTCTGTTAAACTTTCAAACATTTCCACGATAATACCCTCCTAAAGGATTTTATTTACACTCCTATCATACAACATTCTCAAACAGATTTCACTAGTTTTCATTGAAACAGCATAAAAAACTGTTATATTCTTCACACTTTGAACTCATTTTGTGATTTTTTAATAATAAGGGAATGTCCAATCATAAAATGCCTCTTTTGTACTAGCCGCAAGGCTCTTATCTTCAACTTGGTAGCTCTTTCCTTCATCTTTTTCATTGATAACAATTCGGTCATAAAAAACATAGTTTGTATCTTGAAATCCGATTGTTTTAAAGCGATCATCTTTTAGGTAGTACAGATACCCCACTAAGACTGCCTGATCTGCCGATTCATCAAAATAGACACTCGCTTCATATTGGCGAAAGACTTGACCATCATGCTCAAAATAATGATGACGGCCTTCTTTCCCCAAATAAATCAATTCTTCGATTACTTCTTCTTTTTCATAGAGGCCGGTTGCCTCTACTCCTTCTGGGTCATGGAATCGATTATAAAAATCCGTTTGTGTCCGTGATTTAGGTTGGTAACCGGAAAATAATGTGTATTCACTTGTTCGAATGGCTGGCGTGACATGACTCGCTGGTTCTAGATAAGCTTCATAGCGGCGATTATTAATTAAGAGAAAACACCCTAAAGCGGCAACTACTACAGCGGAAATCGATAAGAATCGCTTCCCAAATGGGGTCTTTCGTTTTGGAATCACAAAACACATCGCAAAAATAATAAAGATACCAATACCAAAAACGACACCTGCATAGCCTTCATACCATTTTTCAGCACTAAGCCAATAGTCAAAACTTAATGACATTCTGTTTACTCCTTGTTAGTTAGTTTCATTGCTTCTGCAATCAAGCGGTAAGAATTGAGGCGAACCTCATGCGGTTGGGTAATGCTAATAATCATTGCTTCATCAAACTGATAAAGTCGTTGTTGTTCAAGGAGCTGTTCGACAATCTTGTCTGCTGTTCCTACCAAATGACTTTCACTTATCTTTTCAAGCAAGGTTTTGTCTAAATCACTTAAGGGATAGTCTGCCGCTTCTTCAGGACTTAGAAATTTCTCTAGCCGTTCTCCTTTAGCTAATTTCATCTTAAAAATAGCATATGGTCGTTCATAATAACGCGCTTCCTCTTCCGTCTCACAAGCCAAAGCAAAGAAAGCAACACTCAACTTTTTCTCTGGCATAAAGTCTGATGGTTGAAAACGACTGTTATAAATTTCAAAAGCCTCTTGATTCATTTGACCGTGGAAAAATTGTGCATAGGAATAACCCATTCCTCTCACTGCAGCCTGTAAAGCACTATCACCACTTGAACCTAACAACCAACTTGATGGGTAATGGTTAATAGCAGGTGTAGCCGCTGTATGTTGGTAAAGCTCGTTTTCTGGTAATTCATTCTTCAGCAATGAATGAATCGTATCTATTTTATTGTATAAATGATCCAGCTGTGGCGCTCGACCTTCCGACAAAGCAAAGATAGCATGACGATCTCCACCCGGTGCCCGTCCTAATCCAAGATCAATCCGTCCGGGATAAAAAGCTGCTAATGTTTTAAAGACTTCTGCGATTTTCAACGGTGAATAGTGCATCATCATAATGCCACCAGAACCAACGTTAATATGGTTTGTCTTAGCCGCAACTTGACCAATCACGATTTCAGGTGCCGAAGAAGCGAGTGATTCACCACCATGATGCTCCGCGTACCAAACTCGTTTGTAGCCATATTTTTCACCTTGTTGGGCAAGAGACACGGCATTGTCGAGCGCTTGTTTGGCTGATTCATTTTTAAAAATTGGAATTTGATCCAAAATACTTAAATCCATGCATATTCCTCATTTCATCTTCTTTTTCTATCTTAAGGGTAACACATTTTAAGCAAAATATGACAACTGAGACATTGAAAAAAAGCTGAATGTATCATTCAGCTTTTTGTTTACGATCTGCTTGCTCTAATTGTGTGCGTCGTTTAGTTGATTCCTTAAACATATTTGCCAATTCGTCGACATTATCTTCTTGAATGGCTTGCTTCATCAGTTGAAATTGTTTCTCGAAGCCTTCAACTGCAGCTAGTAACTCATCTTTATTTTCAATAAATAGTTCTGACCACAAGCTATCATTGATTTTAGCAATCCGTGTTAAATCACGGTAACTGTCACCAATAAACTTTACCGTATCACGATTTGGATCATCGCTATTAATTAAAGACACAGCAATAACATGGCAAAGTTGACTTGTAAAGGCAATCATTTCATCATGCTTTTCTGGCTGCACAATGGTCACCCGTTTGAAACCAATTCGTTTAATCAGCTGTTCTAGCCACTCGATATTCTCGGGCTGATTATCAGCTGTTGGTGTGAGTAGATAGTTGGCACCTTCAAAAACATCTGCATCTGAATAAGCATAACCTCTGTTCTCGCGTCCTGCCATGGGATGTCCATAAATAAAATCAACATGTTCAGGAATTTCAGCCTTTAACTGCTCGACTAGCACCCCTTTAACACCAGCTACATCTGTTAAAATTGCCCCTTTTTTAAAGTCATTACGGTGTTTTATTATAAAATCCTTTAATGCTCTAGGGTAAAGACCGATAATGACTAGATCTGCTTGTTGTAAAATCGTTTCGTTAGCAGTCTCCCCGTAGTCAATCATTCCTTCACTTAGAGCCGTTTGTAGTGTTTCTTCATCTGGATCAATTGCTAAAACACGTTCACCAGCTTGGGGG
This genomic interval from Jeotgalibaca arthritidis contains the following:
- the sdaAA gene encoding L-serine ammonia-lyase, iron-sulfur-dependent, subunit alpha; protein product: MYQSIEALVADAQLKQLPISELMVQQEMATSHRSREEIWEQMRRNYRVMKDAVEKGLTGDGVFSPTGLTGGEAVKLQRYRQKGKTLSGNDLLLAVENAIATNEVNASLGIICATPTAGSSGTLPGVMFGIKDKLELSEDQMVQMLFCASGFGMVVANQAMISGAAGGCQAEVGSASGMAAAAAVEIAGGSPNEASEAFAMAISNLLGLVCDPVAGLVEIPCVKRNAIGAANALLCADMGLAGLTNKIPADDVIDAMRRVGKSLPPSLRETGLGGLAATREGMKLKMQIFGTEIKI
- a CDS encoding ABC transporter substrate-binding protein — encoded protein: MKRLVISMGTILLVCLGLAFGIDYLNRSQGFTGDNTLTIYNWGDYIEPELISQFEEETGYKVSYETFDSNEAMYTKINQGGTSYDIAVPSEYMIDKMIEEDMLLELDHAKIDGLENIGDRFLDLSFDEGNRYSIPYFWGTLGIVYNDKFIDQAPESWNDLWNEEYRHKLMLIDGAREIMGLGLQSQGYSLNEKDPEILESIAEYLKELTPNVKAIVADEIKMYMIQEEAAIAVTFSGEASEMLWENENLHYVIPEEGTNLWFDNIVIPKTARNVEGAYAFINFMLDPENAAVNADYVGYSTPNEAALSLMDPEVVEDENFYPSDEDVAHMEVYENLGAELLGIYNDLFLEVKMFRN
- a CDS encoding ABC transporter permease, producing MKVSSNSKWNNLFLVAVFLVLYLPIFYLIFYSFNEGGTMNEFTGFTWEHYQAVFEDKRLIGIVLNTLLVALLSSLLATIIGTFGAIYIYYTKKRQTRQALLSLNNILMVSPDVIIGASLLILFTIVGFSLGFTSVLLAHVAFSIPIVVLMVLPKLYEMKDSMISAAQDLGANSWQVLTRILLPSITPGILSGFFMAFTYSLDDFAVTFFVTGNGFSTLAVEIYSRARRGVSLEINALSALMFIFTLLLVLGYNVIQLSGQKKKEKEIKAMTFSQSEVIN
- a CDS encoding ABC transporter permease codes for the protein MTKTSKGWFSVPYIVWLVLFVIAPMLLILYQSFFDISGQFTLANYATYFQSGNYLAMTLNSFFYAFLITLITFLISYPTALFLSRTKHKQMWLSLIILPTWINLLLKAYAFIGIFSQSGTVNNFLGFMGIGPYQILFTDFSFLFVAAYIELPFMILPIFNSIQEINPSLEMASYDLGATRWETIKRVIFPLSLRGVRSGVQAVFIPSLSLFMLTRLIGGNRVITLGTAVEQHFLVTQNWGMGSTIGVILIISMFIIMRLTGEKNGKRGVKQSESIK
- a CDS encoding ABC transporter ATP-binding protein, giving the protein MTNNINIVFEGINKSYDDDVVLHDIDFEIEKGKFYTLLGPSGCGKTTILRLIAGFTEATNGTIKINGERVNDVPPNKRKVNTVFQDYALFPHMNVFDNIAFGLSLKKLSKADIQQKVKDALKMVQLSGYENREIREMSGGQQQRVAIARAIVNEPEVLLLDEPLSALDLKLRTDMQYELRELQRRLGITFIFVTHDQEEALAMSDWIFVMDKGKIVQSGTPVDIYDEPINRFVADFIGESNIVAGTMVEDYKVKIVGKEFECADAGITAGERIEIVIRPEDLELTSVEKGKIVINVDSQLFRGVHYEIVGYDKDGNEWMVHSTKKAQIGQDVGLYFEPQDIHVMRLGETEEEFDARLESYEA
- a CDS encoding helix-turn-helix domain-containing protein, producing MEIGKKLKQLRLQKNLTQEELGERTDLTKGYISQLENNLSSPSMETFFDVLEVLGTTPKEFFDSDKEGQSVVYSKNDVTVFEDDEKGYAMTWLISDSNDKEMEPVMITLKEKGEFKQFPPSLSETFGYVLAGTLELVIGDQHYQVKKGQSFYYEATESHHICNASKQTTKVLLVVTDSYL